The sequence TTTATCTACAAGTTTGCTTTTGATCATATTCCTACAGGGAGAGTTTaggatttttataaaaattttgtgGCGTTTGAGAAACAGTATGGTGATAAGGAAGGGATTGAGGACGCCATTGCTGGGAATAGGAGGTTTCAGTATGAAGATGAAGTGAGGAAGAACCCTTTGAACTATGATTCTTGGTTTGATTACGCTATGCTTGAAGAAACTGTGGGGAACAAATATAGGATAAGAGAGATCTATGAGATGGCTATTGCTAATATTCCATCTCCTGAAGAGAAACGATACTGGCAAACACACATCTATCTCTGGTGAGTTTATTctttttcagtttggttttggAAATAATGCATAATTGATTTAGCTAGAATTAGAATGTTTACTTATTACGTAGTTATGTGAATCATGCGTTGAATAAGAAGGTTAATTCTTTAAACTGAGTTGTTAGAGTTTGATCATGGTTTGCATAATTAGTTTCTTTAACAGTGAAAGCTATTATTATTTGTCTTTTATTAGCATATTTGGTTCTGCGATTTTGACAATAATGCAGAATTATTTTAGAATGTTGGGTTCATGGTTTGCGTAAGATGTCGACCATGCTACGCATAAGAAGGTTaatatggggtttgggtttggttgACTTAGTCAGTATTAGCTCTTATTGAGTTTTAAGCTGCACATTCATGTCACAATTAATCTTTTGAAATAGATTGTTGCACTATGTGGAAAGCTATTGTTGGTTGTTTGTCTTTTATTAGCATATTTTGATCTGCGATTTACTGAAACAGTGACACTGATATAACTAATTGGTGTAGGATTAACTATGCATTGTATAAAGAGATTAAGACGGAAGATGTGGAGCGTACACGAGATGTATACAGGTACGCCAAAGCCTACCTATTCTGAAACTTGTGAAGTTACTTTCATTTGTGTTTCACCCTAGCAGTTTAGTCTGGCTGTCTGTATTCATCTTACCAAACATTACATAGAATGTCTTAAGCTTATCCCACACTCCAAATTTTCCTTTGCCAAAATATGGTTGCTTGCTGCTCAGTTTGAAATCTGGCTATTGAATCTCGCCAGTGCTCGGCATATATGAGGAAACAAACGCTATTGGGAAAGCTCCAAAAGATAAAGTAAGCATGAAATGTGTTTGAACGTTATATGTTTCATTGCTTTCATTTAATGTACttatttttggttatatttttcttCCGTAAACAGATATTCAAGAACTACATTGAGATTGAGCTCCAGCTGGGAAACATAGATAGATGTAGAAAGCTTTATGAGCTTTATCTTGAGTGGTCTCCAGAGAATTGCTATGCTTGGAGCAAATACGCTGAGCTAGAGAGGTCTCTTGATGAGACTGAACTAGCTAGAACTACCTTTGAGCTTGCAATATCTCAGCCAGCACTTGACATGCCTTAACTGCTATGGATGGTAAAATATTCAGTCCAATAGattcaaaaaagtaaaatattccTCGGACTTGAATCGCTTGGAtcattgaaattttaatttttttttggtgtggaAGGcgtacatagattttgagatatCAGAAGGAGAATCAGAGAGGACACGAGCTTTATATGATCGACTATTGGACCGCACAAAGCATTACATGGTGTGGCggtgtgggttagttttgcaaagTGTGAAGCTTCTGCTGCGgaacaagaagaagacgaggaagaggaagacCAAGAAGAAATAGATGCTATTGAACTCAACAAAGAGTGCATCAGACGTACCTGAGGTTACTTTATAACTACATGTTATATGAATTTTGATTACAACCTTGAGACATGTATTAACTGTAAGAGGGAAGATTCAATGCAGAAAAATGTATCAATGGATCAGCTGCAATCACAAAATGAACAGGAGAGGagcttgatatttttttgtaaacgaTGGATAATCGGGGATGGTCTCTGAAGTGGTATATGGCTACACAATGTCTTTATAATTAATCCAACTCTCAGACcagattttattttatcaatttcaaaatttttatcatgtctttttctctgttttccAATAAATGTTGATAGCTCTGCACATCTGTCAAGAACACTTAGCAATTGTAAAGGAGAGTCCTCTTATTCACATTTGATATCGTGACAGCATTTTTATGTAACAACATAGTATGTAACCTACATCTATACGCATTAAGTTACAGAACGTAACCAATCTATATATGGCCAAATACTATCAAGTTTACAAACATCCAACTTGAATAGAAAACACTTAACCCAAGATTTGTAAACTTGAATACAAAACACTTAACTCAAGATTTGTATTTatacaaaaatgtaaataatttaaaaagctTCAATTTATAAACCACTTTCTGCTAATAAATTCATGATAAAGTACAagatgtatcttttttttttgacaacaagacATTCACAAACTCATATtaactctgtaaaccaaatcgatAACTCAAGTACAAGATGTATCATGAATGATTATtcgattttttcttataaactttGAGATCTGAGATTAATATGTAGTGTACAAAATAAATAGGATAATAGTAATAACTGTTTTGttaaaatgtatgaaaaaaaaaaaaacatataactgTAGGATTCTATTGATGCTATGTTGaatgtattattaaaatttctaaaatgaataataaaataaatagataaaattgttgtaaaataattatgaatCTTAATgctatttttagttaaaataaattaaaaattaatacataatttttttattagtttattcacacgcccgcccgtagggcgggtttGCTCTAGTAAGTACATATTAAAATCATATCTATtttagtttgatttggtttacatacttttagtttttggtttattcaatTATATACtgaaaatcataaataatagaAATTGagtttatataaatagaaattgagtttatataaatagaaattgaatttattaaaacatatatattttttcagtaTTCtatctattataaaaatatttttttctaattatttaactATTATTTAGTCATTtcataaaattcaaataataaaaagttagtaatatcataatattattaaataactaaaatttagcTTAAATATGTGTCAccaatatatataattgaattaataaaaatgaaagaaaaatacttttatttaaggaaagataataaattattaaaattagcattttaaatattaaattatttctataaaataaatcatatatatatgcttatttTATTCTGTAATTTACATATAActatactattatattatttaattgattttggTTTACTCAGTTTGATCGAGTTATATACTAAGCATATACCGCcagattttaaaaacaacatttattctatttattcagttaccaaatccaaaccacttttcaattatgtttggttttctcttttaatTTGTACCATAGGCTTAGACGATCATATAATGAAGGCTATATACATCCTATGAAGCTTATCATTTGCATGTAAAGATTTGATTTGGGCTATGAAGTACATGAAGACCATACAAATCACATAggtatttttgtaataaattatTCTCAATTGATGGAGATGGTGTCGacaccagaagaatgaccagcttttgctACTCATATGGACGAATTTTGGCGATGTAagaaattttttctttaatttctcGATCAAGCATATATCAAGAGCAAATAATACAATGACAGACAATCTTGCACGCGGTTTTAAGAGTTATCTTTCTGTTATGCTATATGCTGATTTATTACCTCCGATTTGGTTATCTGAATCGGCGAATATGTCTACTTAGTTGTAGttattgttgtaaaaaaatGCGTTCAGTTTTACTGGATTAAACACCTTACTAAATCTTCACCCCCAAAAATCTAaactctaattttttactttatgtgctagttttatgataaaaactattttatgcTAGT is a genomic window of Brassica napus cultivar Da-Ae chromosome A2, Da-Ae, whole genome shotgun sequence containing:
- the LOC106383346 gene encoding crooked neck-like protein 1, translating into MRWLLLIFHLLKRNDTGKHTSISGLTMHCIKRLRRKMWSVHEMYTVLGIYEETNAIGKAPKDKIFKNYIEIELQLGNIDRCRKLYELYLEWSPENCYAWSKYAELERSLDETELARTTFELAISQPALDMP